GTTTAGAATTCCATTAATTCTTTTTCTTTATGATCTTGAAGCTCGTTAAGACTTTCTATATGCTTATCTGTCATTTCCTGTAAATCCTGCTCACTTCGACGAATCTCATCTTCAGAAATATGTTCATCCTTACCAAATTCCTTTGCATGATGAATTGCATCTCTCCTAACATTTCTTATTGCCACACGTCCTTCTTCCACTTGTTGGTGAACCATTTTAATTAAATCTTTTCGTCTTTCTTCAGACAATTGGGGAACCGGAAGTAGAATAACCGTACCATTATTATTGGGTGTAAGACCAATATTGCTTTCAACAATCGCCTTTTCAATATCAGGAATTAAATGTTTTTCAAACGGTTGTATAGTAATCAACCTCGCCTCAGGAACGGTTATATTTGATACCTGATTTAGTGGTGTTTTCGTTCCGTAATAGTCAACCGATACTGAATTCAGTACCTCAGGATTCGCACGACCGGTTCTGATTTTCACCAGTTCCATTCGGGTGTGTTCCACGGCTTGATCCATACGATGTTTTGCATCAGTTAAAATGTCTGTCAACATAAAATTAATCCTTAATTAATGTTCCTATTTGTTCACCCATAATAATCTTCTTTAAGTCTCCAGGTTTATTTACGTTAAAAACGCGTAAGGGTAAATTATTTTCCTTGCATAATGAAATCGCGGTCATATCCATCACCCGAAGTTCTTGCACGAGCACTTCCTTGAATGTGATCGTGTCAAATTTCACTGCATCAGAATATACTTCAGGGTCTTTGTCGAAAACACCATCTACTTTGGTTCCTTTAAGTACAACATCAGCTTTAAGTTCAGTGGCTCTAAGAACCGCAGCAGTGTCGGTAGTAAAATATGGATTTCCAGTGCCGCCGGCAACAATGACTACGCGACCTTTTTCCAAATGCCTAAGAGCTCGACGTCGTATATAAGGTTCAGCAATTTGAGAAACATTTATTGCAGATAGGGTTCGAGTATCACACTCCAATTGTTCCAGCGCATCCTGAACAGAAATTGCATTCATGATTGTAGCCAGCATTCCGAGGTAATCACCCGTAACGCGATCCATTCCTTTTCCTGCTGCCTTAACACCACGAAATAAATTTCCAGCTCCAATAATTAAACCAACATCTACATTTAATTCTCGAATAGAGTTTACTTCTTTTGCAAGATAATGCGCTTGTTTTGGATCAATCCCAAAGCCTTCTTTACCGGCGAGGATTTCGCCACTGAGTTTAAGTAAAACCCGTTTAAAAACGGGATCGGGCATGGATAAAATTAAGAGAGTTTCCCGTTAACGCTCATCTCGCCAATGGCATAACGGGTGAAACGGGCAATCTGGATATTTTCACCTAGAGTTGTAACCGCTTCCGTGAGAAGATCACCAACTTTTTTGTCGGGGTCTTTGATGAATTGCTGATTTAAAAGACAAACTTCTTGGAAATATTTGTCGAGCCTTCCATCTACAATTTTATCTATAATATTATCAGGTTTCCCGGATGCCTTCGCCTGATCTTCAAAAATTTCACGTTCTTTCGAAATGTCAGTTTCAGAAATATCTTCCTGTTTTACAGCTACAGGATTTGTGGCGGCAACTTGCATGGCTAAATTATGAGCCAATTCCTGGAACCCGGTAGTCTTGGCAACAAAATCAGTTTCACAATTGATTTCTAGTAACACACCGAGTCTCCCGCCGTGGTGAATGTAAGAATACACGATGCCTTCCTTCGCGACGCGCAACCCTTTTTTTGCTGCTTTTGCAATTCCGGATTTCCGTAAAAAATCAACAGCATTATCCAGATTACCGTCCGTTTCTGACAAGGCTTTTTTACAGTCCATCATCCCGGCGCCTGTTTTATCGCGTAATTCTTTAACTAATGTCGCATCAATACTCATGAGGTTTCTGGTTTTTCTTTATCTGTTGATTCTACAGCCGGCGTTGCCTCTATTACTTCGTCAGTAGAAGGACTTTCTTCCGCAGGTGTTTCTTCAGAATTATCAGGTTTATCCGCTTTTGCTTCGGAGGCCTCGGCAAGTTTTTCTGACTTAGATTCAGTAATCTTTGATGTTGCTTCGCCTTTATCGCCAACAGATTCCCCGTTCTTAGATGGTTCTTCAACAACTTCATTTGTACCTTCTCTTACAGCAATAACTTCATCTGCAATGGCTCCAATAATCAATTGAATCGTCCGAATCGAATCGTCATTCGCGGGAATAGGATATGAAACAATATTCGGGTCTGTATTGCTGTCTATAATAGCAATGATTGGAATTTCCAATCGTTTTGCTTCTTTGATAGCCGTTGATTCGTAATGTCCATCCACAATAACAATAACATCGGGGAGGCGCTTCATATCTTTAATTCCTCGATGTTGATCCGCAAGCTTGATGCGTTCGCGATTCAACATTTGCACCTCTTTTTTGGTCATATTTTCATAGATGCTTGATCCTTCTTTTTCAAGAAGTTGAAGTCGTTTGATACTTTTGCGAATGGTAGAAAAATTAGTAAGAGTTCCACCAAGCCAACGTTCTACCACATAAAACATTCCGCATCGATCTGCTTCTTCCTGAACAATATCACGTGCTGTTTTTTTGGTTCCAACGAACAAAACCTCGCCATTTCGTTTAACAATAGTCTGAATCAATTCACATGCTTTTTCAAGACAGTTGATTGTCTCTTGTAGGTTAATAATGTAAACACCGTTTTTTTCCATGAGGATATACGGTTTAAAACTGGGATGCCATTTCCGGGTAACATGCCCAAAATGGGCGCCGGTAGCAAGTAGGTCTTCGAATTTAATTTCTGGCATATTATCTCTTTGAGAATTGGAATTGTTTTCGGGCACCCGGCTGTCCATATTTTTTTCGTTCCACAACCCGGGCATCACG
The sequence above is drawn from the Candidatus Neomarinimicrobiota bacterium genome and encodes:
- the rpsB gene encoding 30S ribosomal protein S2; its protein translation is MPEIKFEDLLATGAHFGHVTRKWHPSFKPYILMEKNGVYIINLQETINCLEKACELIQTIVKRNGEVLFVGTKKTARDIVQEEADRCGMFYVVERWLGGTLTNFSTIRKSIKRLQLLEKEGSSIYENMTKKEVQMLNRERIKLADQHRGIKDMKRLPDVIVIVDGHYESTAIKEAKRLEIPIIAIIDSNTDPNIVSYPIPANDDSIRTIQLIIGAIADEVIAVREGTNEVVEEPSKNGESVGDKGEATSKITESKSEKLAEASEAKADKPDNSEETPAEESPSTDEVIEATPAVESTDKEKPETS
- the tsf gene encoding translation elongation factor Ts; the protein is MSIDATLVKELRDKTGAGMMDCKKALSETDGNLDNAVDFLRKSGIAKAAKKGLRVAKEGIVYSYIHHGGRLGVLLEINCETDFVAKTTGFQELAHNLAMQVAATNPVAVKQEDISETDISKEREIFEDQAKASGKPDNIIDKIVDGRLDKYFQEVCLLNQQFIKDPDKKVGDLLTEAVTTLGENIQIARFTRYAIGEMSVNGKLS
- a CDS encoding UMP kinase; protein product: MPDPVFKRVLLKLSGEILAGKEGFGIDPKQAHYLAKEVNSIRELNVDVGLIIGAGNLFRGVKAAGKGMDRVTGDYLGMLATIMNAISVQDALEQLECDTRTLSAINVSQIAEPYIRRRALRHLEKGRVVIVAGGTGNPYFTTDTAAVLRATELKADVVLKGTKVDGVFDKDPEVYSDAVKFDTITFKEVLVQELRVMDMTAISLCKENNLPLRVFNVNKPGDLKKIIMGEQIGTLIKD
- the frr gene encoding ribosome recycling factor; this encodes MLTDILTDAKHRMDQAVEHTRMELVKIRTGRANPEVLNSVSVDYYGTKTPLNQVSNITVPEARLITIQPFEKHLIPDIEKAIVESNIGLTPNNNGTVILLPVPQLSEERRKDLIKMVHQQVEEGRVAIRNVRRDAIHHAKEFGKDEHISEDEIRRSEQDLQEMTDKHIESLNELQDHKEKELMEF